One segment of Anaerobranca gottschalkii DSM 13577 DNA contains the following:
- a CDS encoding ZIP family metal transporter has product MLEDLIVSSLAGLATAVGALIVILFKKIGEKFIFSTMGFAAGIMIAVSTLELIPEAAELGGNFNTALGFTLGVILMYLLDIFVPHSHIGSGEMENDEKSKFKKMGYFIFLGIALHNLPEGLAIGAGFEAQKSLGMSIAIALAIHNVPEGMATAVPLLAGGVSKLKVVILTLIAGMMTPIGTFIGMLLFQISESFIAIGLSLAAGAMIYIVSDELIPHSHSGHSHWGNFGLLLGFLLGFLIL; this is encoded by the coding sequence TTGTTAGAAGATTTAATTGTAAGTTCTTTAGCAGGTTTAGCAACTGCTGTTGGAGCATTAATAGTTATTTTATTTAAAAAAATTGGGGAAAAATTTATATTTTCTACTATGGGATTTGCTGCAGGGATTATGATTGCCGTATCTACATTAGAACTTATTCCAGAAGCAGCGGAACTAGGAGGAAATTTCAATACTGCACTTGGCTTTACTTTAGGAGTTATACTAATGTATTTGTTAGATATTTTTGTACCCCATTCCCATATTGGTTCCGGAGAGATGGAAAATGATGAAAAAAGCAAATTTAAAAAAATGGGTTACTTTATATTTTTAGGGATAGCCTTACATAATTTACCTGAAGGTTTAGCTATTGGAGCAGGATTTGAGGCCCAAAAATCACTGGGAATGTCTATAGCCATAGCTTTAGCGATACATAATGTGCCGGAAGGAATGGCAACAGCTGTACCCTTATTGGCTGGTGGTGTTAGTAAATTAAAAGTTGTTATATTAACTTTAATTGCAGGGATGATGACTCCAATAGGGACTTTTATAGGTATGTTACTTTTTCAAATATCTGAAAGTTTTATAGCTATTGGTTTAAGTTTGGCAGCAGGTGCCATGATATATATCGTTTCCGATGAGTTAATACCCCATTCTCATAGTGGGCATTCTCACTGGGGAAATTTTGGGCTACTCTTAGGATTTTTACTAGGCTTTTTGATATTATAA